The Moorena producens PAL-8-15-08-1 genomic interval AGCAGGGAGCAGTAAAAATATTTTTGGGAGTGTTAATCCCGGGTGCTATTATGGAGGGAGTGGTTAAACATCCTGTGTACCTCATGATTATGATAATTGCTAGAGTTAGTTTCCGAAGGGGATACTCACGAGAAGAGGACTAATGTGCTCTGTATGCTGTCGGTGTGATGCCCGTAAATTGTCGAAACTGTTTGCTTAAGTGGCTGTGGCTGTTGAACCCACACTCTAAGGCAATGTCCACAATTAATCGGTCTTTTTCTTTCAACAACTGCTTCGCCCGTTCTACCCGTTGCTGAATCAAGTATTGGTAGGGAGACATGCCGATTGACTGCTTAAATAGACGGCTGAAATGAAATTGGCTCATGTCTAGCAATCGAGCTAATTCTGCCAGTTTAATATCTTGATCTAAATGTGTATCAATATAATCTATAATTCGCTGGAGTTGACGCAGGGGTAAGCCACCCTGGTAAATTGGCAACTGAGGTTTGGTAGCTGCGTGCTGCCTCAGTAAATTCACTGCCAAGACGTTAGCCAAAGAATCAATATAAAGTGTGCTGCCTGAAGATTCCTGTTGAAGTTCAGTAAGTAGCATGATTGCGATCGCTTCAATCTGTGGATTGCGAGTCCGAAATTCAGGTAGTAATTCTAGCCGATCGGGATTCTGTTCAAGGGTTTCTCTAGCAACGCTTTGAATAAACTGAGATTTAAGGCGAATCTGCAAGTAATTATCATCACTGTCCCACCGAGCAAAAAACGGTGTCTTGGCAGGGGTAATGGACATGTCTCCTTTTTTATACAGCCCTGTGTAGGTTTTCCCGGCCTGAATTTGGAGCAAGCGAACGGGACGAGGAGCAAGGGAGATAGAAAGGGTATGCTCATCATTGTAATGACAATTTCCCTCTCCAGCAGGATGTTGGAAGTGTTGGACTCGAATATGCTCCCAGCTTTGTGTTTGGCGAGACTTCTGGGATAAGCCATTGGTTTCAGGCTGTTGGATAGCAGGATTTTTCATAATCCAAGTCCAGTGCGTCTAGTTCTGATTATATTCAGGTTGGGCTAGTTTCCAGCAAAAACGTGAAAAGCCATCGCAAGATTGTGATAGTACCACAGGAATTAGACAGCTTAGCATCAATCGCCTTTCTAAGCTGTAAGGGTGATTGTTAAGCAGAAAGTATCAAGAAGATGAATATACTTATTTTCGGTTCAACCGGTGCTACAGGTCGTCAGGTTGTGGAACAGGCTCTTGAGCAGGGACACAGGGTTACAGCATTTGCACGCAATCCCGCAAAGCTAGATATCAACCACGCTAATCTCAAGGTTGTTCAGGGGGATGTCATGGATCTGCCATCAGTGGAGAAGGCCGTACAAGGTCAAGAAGCCGTGGTGTGTGTACTCGGAGCAGGTCAGAAGATGACAGGGACAATCCGGTCAGAGGGGACACAACAGATTATCCAAGCTATGGATAAAGCAGGAATCCGACGCTTTATCTGCCAATCAACTCTTGGAGCCGGAGATAGTTGGGAAAATCTTAACTTTTTCTGGAAGTATATCATGTTTGGATTCCTGTTACGGAACGTGTTTGCTGATCATCAAAGGCAAGAGAACTATGTTTTGCAAAGCGGTCTAGACTGGACAATTGTTCGTCCTGGAGCCTTTGTAGATGGGAATCGCACTGGCAAATATCGACACGGATTTCCAAGTAACGATAAGACATCAAAACTCAAAATTTCTCGTGCTGATGTCGCTGACTTCATAGTGAAGCAACTGGCAGATGACAAGTATATTCACAAGACACCAAGTTTGTCCTATTGAAGTAAGTATTCAGCGATCAGCATTCAGCATTCAGCGATCAGCATTCAGCTAATGTCCTACACGGACGCTACACCGAACAGCTATCTGCGAAAGCCCTATGGCCAAGCTACACCGAACAATTTATGCCTATAGATTCACAGGCTAGAAGCCTGTTCCACCTTACTTGAGGTGCTTTTGAATCAAATAGGCTGACCGCTGACCGCTGACCGCTGACCGCTTAGATATTAAACACTGTGAAATAACACGAAAATTCCCAGGAGGCTTTATGGTAACTGTTCACAATTTCCGTTTTTCTCTAATGCTGTTAACAGCAATCGGCAGTGGTCTGGCCGCTGGCATCTTCTTCGCCTTTTCGACCTTTGTGATGAAGGCTCTGGCTCAGCAACCACCAGCACAGGGTATTGCTACCATGCAATCGATCAATATTACTGTGATCAATCCCTGGTTTATGCTGGCATTTCTGGGAACTGCTGCTGCTGGCACATTGCTGACTATTTCGTTACTGTTGCAGTCGCATCAACCAGGTGCTGTCTATTGGTTGGCGGGTACTTTGCTTTATCTGATTGGCACAATCGGCGTTACCTTCGCGTGCAATATCCCCCTGAATGATGCCCTCGCAATCGTCACGCCAGACAGTGCTGAAGCCACAACCCTATGGGCAAGATTCCTAACGGATTGGACATTTTGGAACCATGTTCGGACGGTAGCAGCATTTTTGGCAGCGATGCTGTTTACAATTGCCCTTTGCGTTCGCCCTTAGGCGGGCACAAAGTGCCATCGCAAAGGGCGATTTGGAATGACGAACGAAGCTACACTCATCCGATAGGGGAGTGTAGCTTCGTTCCAGGCTCTTTTTCTCGTTTGGCTTTCTATGTATACAAAGTACCCATATAGCCTGCCAGGATAGATAATGGCATTTGCTTGGAAGTATGGATGTTTTTAGCTCAGATGTCAATACCCCTGATTCTTGCCAACCGACCCCCTTGCGACTTGCCAGTATCTAGCGTCTAAAATAGAAGAAAGTAATAGATACTACAATATCCTCAAGAAACTTGACTACATCTGAGCCGCCAAAAAAATTAGTCATCAAAAAAATACCCCCGATTGAGCGCAAACCCCAAATCGCACTCAAGAGCGTTACTAATTCTGAGGGTGAAGTTTTCCAGTGCCAAGACCAGATTAGAGTAAAAGCACCTTGGGGAAGTAGAGCTACTGCCGAGATTACAGTCTTGTATCAGGATCACAGTGGCAATCCTTGGGCGCAATATAAGCCAAATGAATCTGACCCAAAGTGGGATTGGGAGGGAGGCTGTGTCCGTGCAGAGCGACTGAGAAAAGCTTGAATCCTAGATCTGTAAATGATGCGAGCACTTATCTAGGGTAAGGCTTGACCATCTTAGTCGCCCAATACACATGGAAAACCTCTGTGACTGCTCCAGCCCGTCGAATCGGCACTGTCCCTATTTCGTGGATCTCCTGAAAATAAGCTCGATAGCTATCTGTCAACTCTTGAAATCGCTCCAGAGTAACGTATAGTCCATTTTTGCCTAACCATTGCTCAGGCTGGAACCAGACCATAAAACCACGCATATCCTCTCCCAAGCAGGTAATTGGTGTAGAGGTCAGGGGACTAATGGCCATCGCTACGATCCCACTGATATAATACCCATTGCTAAAGACAAAGCTAGACTTTTGTAATGCCTCACTCAGGACAGGAGACTCAGCAAACCCTTGTCGCAGTTGCTGAATATCAATCAGTTCTTTAGAGGGGTCATCCTTGGGAGAGACAAAACCCCCAAGTAAAGCATAGTGACCGGATTTTTGCAGTGTTCCTGTAGTGATATGCAGCAGCACAAACAATAATAGGCTAGCTATTGCTATGGCTGAACCCTTTAGCCATCGGTTTACCCAACGGCGCGATGACACAAAGTGCCCGCCTAAGGGCGAACGCATTTGCCACTGTTGCGCCTGTTGCCCTAGTAGTAAGGTTATCCCCCAAAATCCTGGCATCGGCCAAGTGGGCAAAATTTGGTGATATCCTGCTAAGAGGGTAAAGCCTACAACTAGGGGTAGGGATACCCATAGGATCAATCTTGACTCCAATGTTGATGTCTTGCTATACCCGGTAAATTGAGCAAGTAGCGATCGCAAACTCACCCACCACATGGGCAATGCCATCGTAGGAAAAAGATAAGCTATCCCAGATAAAACTATCACTAATACATTTAGCCAATTGTAGCCCGGCTGAGGTACCTCTGGCTCTGGTTGAAAACGAGTGGATAAATGGAAAGTAAACGATATCCAATCATGCTGTATATTCCAGTACCAAATTGGAAAAATAGTTATGATAAATAAGATTAAACCTAGCCATGCCCAAGGTGACAATAATGCACAACGATGACGTGGACTCGTTAAGCAAAAACCAACTAATCCTAAGCCTAAAACAAAGCCATGATATTTACCTAGACAAGCTAAACCTACTAAAATACCTAGGAGTGCTAACCGATAGCTAGGTCGGTATGAACCAGAGATAGGGGTTAGGGTGTGGGGGTTAGGGTGTGGAGTATTGGAATATAAACTATTGGGTTTAGTAGATAGTTTACTAGATAATTTTTTCCTTGAATGTTTCGCTCTTACGGGAAAAAATTCGTAAGCAGCACATAATAAACTAGCTGACCAAAAAAATATCAGGGGACTATCGGGTAGGGTAAGCACACCAAAGCCAATTTGAAAAATCGGAATAATGGTAGCGGACGCTAATGTCAATCGAGCCGCTTTGGTGTTAAATAGATGAGTGCTAGTCAGATACAGTAGCAATAAGCTACCTGTATACAAAATCAGGGAACCCAGACGAATAGTGAATTGGGAAACCTCTCCCGTTATCCAAGTCCCAAAGCCAGTAGTCAGGGCAACTAAAACTGGGTGATCAAAATAACTCCAGTCTAGATGCAGGGTATAGACATAGTAATAGGCTTCATCAATACCAGGGTAAAGCCAAAAAGCAATGATACACCGAAACAGTAGCCCCCCTAGCAGCCAACCAAGTACAAATTGATGTTGAGACAACCGTTTCAGGGCATTAGGCATCATAATCTATTATTTTTTAATTTTATGAGGTACAAATTACTTGATTTTAGGGAGCAGGGAGTAGGGAGTAGGGATTAGGGAGTAGGGAGTAGGGAGTAGGGATAAAACAAATAATGTGTACCTCATAATTATGATAATTATTAGATTTTGCAGATACTCCCATAAAAGACATGGTAGGTTTACTGGATTGGGGAAAACTTAGCAACAAAAGCCATGAAATTGCTTTCTATGTTTTTTAGAACTCTAACCACTAAAGAAGAGTGAAACTGGGCAAACCTTACTTCCTCAAATTTGTTTTTCCTAGCTTATCAGTGATGGATCGCTACATCGCTGCTGAACTCATCCCACCGTTTCTATTTGGTGTTGGCGGGTTTTCATCTATTGGTGTCGCTGTGGGTAGCCTGTTTGATATGGTAGTCAAAATCACTGAGTTAGGACTATCCTGGACAATTGCTGCCCAAGTCGTGCTGTTGAAGTTTCCTGAGTTTATTTCCTATGCCTTACCCATATCAGTACTGCTCGCTACACTAATAGCATATTCTCGCTTGAGTAATGACAGTGAGTTAATTGCCCTACGCAGCTGTGGTGTGAGTTTATACCGACTAGTTGCCCCTGCTCTGGTGCTCAGCCTAATTGTCACGGGTATCACTTTCCTCTTCAATGAATTAATTGTTCCAGCCGCTAACTACCAGGCAACTATAACATTAGAAAAAGCTCTTAATGAGGAAAAACCCGCTTTCGATGAAAACGGTATTATCTATCCAGAGTATCACACTTTTCCCCAACCCAATGGCACAACTACTCAGACACTCAAACGCTTATTCTACGCAAATCGATTTGATGGTCAGAGCATGAAAGACCTGACTGTCTTGGAGTGGTCTAATCAGGGTAAGTTGAAGAAAATTATTCTATCGGAATCAGCCCGTTGGAACTCTAAGCAAAATACCTGGGATTGTTCCCATGGGTCAATTTATTTCATTAGTCCTAAAACCTCTTTTCGGAAAATAGTAACCTTTGATCATCAAGAAATTTCATTTCCTAGAGCGCCCCTTGATTTAGTCACTAAAGCCCGTGACCCCTATGAGATGAATATTCTTCAAGCCATAGAAATGATCCAGTTGCTAAAGGGAGCTGGCGATCGCAAAAAACTCCGGATGCTCCAAGTGCGGATGCAACAAAAAATTGCTTTTCCATTTATTTGTCTAATCTTTGGCTTAGTAGGAGCAAGCATCAGTATTCGACCTAAACGAATCAGCAAAGGGACTAGCTTTGGGGTCTGTTTAATCGTAATTTTTGGCTACTACTTACTGAGCTTTGTGATCGGAGGTTTCGGTATAGCGGGAATTCTCTCCCCAATTGTAGCCGCCTGGTTACCTAATCTATTCGGTTTCGGAGCAGGAGGATGGTTGTTGTGGCGATTGGAGGGTAATGGTTGATGGTAATTGGGAGTAGGGAGTAGGGAGTAGGGAGTAGGGAGTAGGGAGCAGGGAGTAGGGAGTAGGGGGAATAAAGTTGATTGTACCTCATAAGTACGATCGTCAGTATTCATCCTAATACTTACATTAAATTTATCACCTTGGATGTTAATTTAAAATTCTGTAAGCATTCAGGTGCGTTACACTGTTGTTTTTTTATTCGCTCAAGGGTAAGTATTCAATTCGGTCTTGATATTCCTTGGGAAAGGAAGCTCCAGCAATAATGATTAGCTCTGCGAGGGTTTCTCCAATATGATTGGATGGATCGATTACAAAAATCCCCGGTACGTGGCGACTCTCTGCGAGATGGTCTACTAAATGTTTAGGCATAGATTTCCGATTGTTTGTTACTAAAATAAAATCATGAATTTCACACCAGATTAAAATCTCTGGATCGAGAGTTCCTTTAGGAGGAGCGCCTGGATCGCCGATCCTTCTGACAATAAGTTCTGGTGCTTGGCGCATCAGTTGGGTTCGGTAAAGGGAGGCGATATGCTCGTCCAGTAAATATTGGATCGTCATACAGCACTCTTCGGTTGGGATGACTCTCGCTCCAGAGCGGCTTCTGCTTTCAATTGCCGGAACCTCTGTCGTGCAGGAGAAGGATTCTGTTTTTGTTCTTCTCGTTGTTGGCGGCAAAACTCTAGCCAGTCAGCTAAGTAAGCGCTCACCTCTTCTTTGTTGTGTAGATAGTAGAGAATAGTGGCATGAACCTGTTCTAAGCTAATGGTGTCAAATTGTTGGGTAATTTCTTCAGGGGTTCTGGCGCGGTAGATATATTCGTAGAGGACGCTTTCGATACCAATGCGGCTACCTTTGATGCGAATGTCGTCAGAGGCTAGGAAGTCAAAGTAGTCTTGGATTTCCATGGCAATTTGCAATTAATAAAAAAAGTTTTAAAAAAGAAACATAGGAGGCGCGAATACACTTTTTAAGTAGATGTAAACTACATTTAATTTTACCGTTATTATTTTTTTTAAGTCAACCTATTCGTTTATAATGGAAACGTGATTGCTAGGGCTAACTCAAAATTTTGACCATTGTTTTCCTGGTAAGAATCCAATAGTTTTTTAGCATCCCCAGGATCGATATCGAGGCACGTAAGCATTAGGCTGTTCGCGTAGGGTGCGCTTAGCCCATGAGCTTAGAGCTGAATGCTTACAAAATTGTTAAAATTGAAAATTATCAATGGCTATTAACCAGTTGAAATTTTCAATTTTAACTAATCCCAGTTATTCTTAAACTGCTACAGCAGTAGCCTTAAGTTCAAAAATCTTATTGATTACATCTTCTACTACCCGATCAGGAGTAGACGCTCCAGAGGTTACTCCTACTACTATCGAACCAGAGGGAAGCCAATTTCGTGCTACTTCCACCTCCTGATGTAGGGGTTTATGCTCGATTTCATCAGCAGAAATAATCCGGTTGACACTGTCAATGTGATAGGATGGTAGTTGTCGCTCAATCGCAATTTCTTGCAGGTGAGTGGTATTGGAAGAATTAAAACCACCAATCACAATCATCAAGTCTAGCTTTTCTTCCACTAGCTCCAACATGGCATCCTGCCGTTCTTGGGTGGCATCACAGATGGTATTAAAGCTTTGAAAGTGATCGTTTAAATTAGACGTACCATATTTCTTCATCATGGTGCGCTCAAAAAGTTTGCCGATCTGTTCGGTCTCGGTCTTGAGCATAGTAGTTTGGTTGGCAATCCCAATCCGCTCTAAATCCTGCTCTGGGTCAAAGCCAGCTGAGATAGCGTTTTTAAATTTATCGAGAAATTCCTCCCGGTTACCACCATTGAGAATGTAGTTGGCAACGTATTCCGCTTCTTGTAGATTCACTACCACTAAATATTTTCCGGCAAAGGAACTCGTTGCTAAGGTTTCCTCGTGTTTATATTTCCCGTGAATAATCGAAGTGTACTCTTTTTTCTTATGCTTCTCTACGGTGTTCCACACTTTGGACACCCAGGGACAGGTAGTATCTACAATCTTGCAGTCTTTCTCGTGGAGTAGCTGCATTTCCTGAACACTAGCACCGAATGCTGGTAAAATCACTACATCCCCAGCACCAACAACAGAGAAGTCTTTCTGGCCATCCTCAACAGCAATAAATTTTACTGACATTTCCCGCAAGCGCTGGTTAACAGAGGGGTTGTGAATAATTTCATTAGTAATCCAGATCTGTTCACTGGGGAAATGGGTGCGGGTTTCATAAGCCATGGCTACAGCTCGCTCCACACCCCAGCAAAAGCCAAATGCTTCTGCTAGCCGGATGGTCACATCTCCCTGTTGCAGCCGATAGTTCTTGGCACGAATCTCTTCAATCAGACTGCTTTGATATTCCGATTCCAACTGAGAGGTAACTTCGGCTTCGTGACCAAATCCTTTACGGTGGTAGTTATCTGATTTCTGGAGTGAGCGCTTGAAAGCTTTTGTATCCATTGAGCTATCTTCAGCAAATTACTTATCAATCACTGCTAATATTATTAATTTAGTTTTAATCAACCGTGATCTTAGTTACTATAGCAATCCTAAATAAATTGTGATAATTTTTTTTCCTACTCCCTGCTCCCTACTCCCTACTCCCTACTCCCTGTTCCATTTGCTATAGGAATCCCTACTCCTTCTTGGAGGATTAGTTGCTCAAAGATTTGTAAACCATAGCGCCACACTAAGTAACCTTGGGGACTCAGATGCAAGCCATCGGTACTAAGCTCAGGTTGCAGGTTGCCCTGACTATCAGCAAAGAGGGGATAGAGATTTAGATAAATCGCTCCTTCTTCGTGAGCGATCGCTTTTAGCTGCTGGTTAAGATTTTGGATGCGACTGTTGGGGATAGTAAGTAAGCGATCGCGTCCTTCCCAGGTTGCCTGTTCAGCACCATGGGGCAAAATCGATTGAAGGACAATCTTCGTTTCGGTATGGGCTCGCCGTAAGTAGCGAATCGTTAGCCGTTGGTTTTCTAGAATTGCTTCATCCTTGACCCCCCGAATTAGGTCATTGATGCCAATCATCACAAAAATTGCTTCTGGCTTAGTCTGATCCAAAATATCTAAGCGCTTGAGCAACCCTGCTGAGGTTTCCCCAGACAGTCCTTGATTAAGCCAGTAGCGTTTTGGAGGTAGCAGCTTGTTGGGAAACCATAGGCTTAGAGAATCTCCCAACAGGACAGTTAACTGTTCCGGTTGTTGATTAGCCACTACCTGAGCTTCCTTCTCCAGCAGTGCCAGCCATTGTTGGTAATTTAACTGGTGTCGTGGCCCTAATTCAATTACTGGCTCAGGGGTAGAATTTAAAATTCGGGTAGTTACCACAGGATGGCTAACTGGATCTGACTTTGACTGGTGATACTCACCCAGTAGTAACCAGATGAGAGTCACAATCATAAACCCATTGGCAGCAAGGGATAGTAAAGCCCAAGGTGGACAACGCTTCAACTCAATGAACAAAAAATTGGCATTATGTCTGTTCTAACATCCCTGAGGGCAAAGGTAATACCATCAGTTGGCAGTTAACAGTTAACAGTTAACTGTCAACTGTTAACAAAACCTAGTTAAAAGCAATCGGCCATGTCAGCAAAACGCTAAAATTCAGAGCTACTAGCCATGTCTGTAGTACTACTGAAGTTACCCATGCTAGAACTAGGCATCACACTGGATTCCTTAACAAATCCAGCGTAAGCTTCCATACCGTGTTCGGCAATATCCAAGCCTTCCAGTTCTTCTTCTGGTGTCACCCGGATACCTAGGGTTAGTTTCAGCACGAACCAGACGATGCCACTAAACAGCACCGTGAAGCCCCCAATCGCTAGAATACCCAGGATTTGGGTGCCAAGTTGACCGGCACTACCGGCGGTAAACAGACCTGAATCTTTAGCGAAAAGTCCAACGGCTAGGGTTCCCCAGATACCATTGACCAAGTGGACTGAAATTGCCCCTACTGGGTCATCAATTTTGATGTTGTCAAAGAAGGAAACAGAGAAGACAACGATGATGCCACCAATAGCACCAATAATAACTGCTGAGAAATAGCTGACATTATTACAGGGAGCCGTAATTGCCACTAATCCAGCCAAAATCCCGTTGATGATCATGGACAGGTCTGGCTTACCATCTTTTAGCCAAGCCGTCAAGGTAGCAGTAATCCCACCAGCTGCTGCGGCTAGGTTAGTGGTCACCGCAATATAGGGAACTGCCTCACTAGCAGCTAGTTCAGAACCTGGATTGAAGCCAAACCAGCCGATCCAGAGAATCAAGCAACCAAGAGTGGCAATACTCATGTTGTGACCTGGGATAGCACGAGGTTCACCGTTTTCGTACTTACCGCTACGGGGTCCGAGGAAGGCAGCTCCCATCAAAGCCGCCCAGCCACCAACGGAGTGAACCACGGTTGAGCCAGCAAAGTCTGAGAATCCCATGCCACCAAGCCAACCATCACTGCTCCAAACCCAGTGTCCAGTGATGGAGTAGGATACCCCAACAATCAGGATGCTGAAAATTAAGAAGTCTAGGAACTTAATCCGTTCAGCAACCGCACCGGACACGATGGTGGCAGCAGTTCCAGCAAAGGCAGCTTGGAATAGGAAAAATACGGCTATCGGTAGACCTGCAGGAAATGGATCTAACCCATAGGTAGCGGGGTCTTCACTGCTGAGGAAAAAGCCCGACAGCCCAATAAATGCGTTGCCTTTGCCGAACATAAAGGAAAAACCAATTGCCCAAAACGAAATAGTTGCTAAGGCAAAGACAATTAGGTTTTTCGCGAGAATATTAACCGCATTCTTCTGGCGGCAGAAGCCGGTTTCTAGCATTCCGAATCCGGCATTCATGAAGATAACTAGGATCGCAGCTACTAATATCCAGATAGCATTAAGAGTGCCCTGAAGTTCTTCTGGGGTAGGTCCGGCGCTATCCTGGGCAACAGCAGCTGTATGCCAAACTAGAACAATTATCCCTGTCAGGGGAATACAGGCGAGCCAGTAAGGGGAAAACGATTTTGCGATCGCTTTGAATGGCTCTAGATAAGGAGAATCCCACGATGAGCGGGAGGCTTGGTGAGCCATAGGTCGCCTAGATCTTACTAGGGTACCCTTGTTTTTCATTGTTCGCTGAGATTTTGAAATTGACATAATAAGCGTTAACTTACCTCTGATTTAGATACACTTCCTCACACTGAGAAACTTCAGAAAACAAATTCTCAAATTAGCCACCGAAACCTAAGAGTCCATCCTTTTTCAAGGACTCATCCTGACGTCACCCTGCTACCTTTACATACCTGATTGCTAGATGCTAGACTCCTGGCTGAGCTAGTCATCAGGTAGTTTCTTCAGCTAAAGCCTTGTCTTAAGACAAAACCCTACAAATAACTGGGACTATAGTCAAGGGAATTAAAGCATTATTTAATGAAATATTTCATTAAATATTATTGCCGCAGGATAGACCCCGTACACTGGTAGAGTTACCTGGGTCAGAGGCTTTCAAGGTGGGAACGCCACATGGTTCCACTCAGCCCCCTTCGAATGCTGCACCTCCCACTAACGGTTTATAAATTAATCCAGTTCTAGGTTTGAGTAACCGTGTTTTATTGGTAGAAAATTGATCAAGCAATTTGGATAATATTGGTACACGATACAGGGTGATCAACCTTTCGTGTAAAAGTGATTATTCCCCTAGGCTTTAGCAAGATGTCCCAACTACCACGCACTAATGCTCACGAAAGTTTGCCGATAATCCGAACTGGGTAATTCTATAGCTAAACACTCAGTGGACTAGTCAACTCTAAGAAAGTCTTACGTTTAATCAACCCCACTTACATCCTTTCGGATCAGGTGGGGTGATTGACTAATTGATCGCTTTGTCTTTGAGGTGTTTTGATCTAAGATCTTTTTTTGGGATGATTCTGTATCAATAGATACTTTTTTTTAAAAAAAATGAGAGTATTTAAAACTAGGCAGATGCAACGTCTAGTTGGGGATCTAATTGGCTGTGGAGTTGGCCGAACCAGAATTTGACACTCCTACGGATAGAAGCCGATCATGGTACAACTATAAAAATGGGCATACTGTAGAGTAGGCATGTATTTGATATGCTCAACGGATTAGCTATGGAATTGTATAGATAACACCAGTGAATCGAATTGACCAGGAATTGGCAGCGTTAGAGGAAGCCATCACCCATTTGGCAAAGGAATTCCAATCAACCTACTTTAACTATTTGACCTTTTTAGGTGAATGCGTGGGGCAACAGCTGATTATGGCTTCCTATCGGATTTGTACTCAAGGGTATCCTGAGTCTTTTCTAAATTTGTCGGTTAACAGTCGGCAACAGTTACAGCAATCCCTACGAAAGCTGGCTCAAGAGACTCAACAAAAGTTGCCATCACTCCTAGAACAGTGGCAAGAGTCAAGGTCAGCTACTACTGATGACTTGGATCAGGACTTGGATCAGGACTCGGATCAGGACTTGAATCAAGACTTGGATCAGGACTCGGATCAGGACTCGGATCAGGACTCGGATCAGGACTTGGATCAGGACTCGGAAATGCCTTCATCTACAGAAGACTCTCGATTCTTGAATGCTCTAAGGGAGCCATCACCAGCAGCTGAGTTGACCAGTAAACCACGAAATAGCATAGAGAAACTGGAGCAATGGCTTAAGCACCTAGAGAGTGGGATCACCAAAACTATTCAAGATGTCTCTGTGGAAAGCAATCGGCTCTTGCATAAACACTCGATTATACCAGACAAATTTCCCCAAGAAATCCTAGAAGCAGCGGCAAAAGTCGAAGCATCTGCGATCGAAACGGCTGAATCCCCCAATATTATCAAAATAATGATGGAAACTAAAGGTGATGGAGAAACAGATGAATCCAGATTAACCCGTATTATTGCCATTAAGCTGCGCTTATCTGAAATAGAATTTGCAGACCCTAACTTGACCCCTGGACGTAATAAAATCAGAGATCTATTAGCTAAAATGAGTCAACTGAAGCGAGAGTATTACAAAAAACAACGGCAAAAGGCAGTAGCTCAAGCTGAAGCAGCATGGCGTGCCAGCTGGTTTGAGGATTAAACTTAGGGAATTACCAATGACTAATTACCAATCACTAATTACCAATG includes:
- a CDS encoding helix-turn-helix domain-containing protein, whose protein sequence is MKNPAIQQPETNGLSQKSRQTQSWEHIRVQHFQHPAGEGNCHYNDEHTLSISLAPRPVRLLQIQAGKTYTGLYKKGDMSITPAKTPFFARWDSDDNYLQIRLKSQFIQSVARETLEQNPDRLELLPEFRTRNPQIEAIAIMLLTELQQESSGSTLYIDSLANVLAVNLLRQHAATKPQLPIYQGGLPLRQLQRIIDYIDTHLDQDIKLAELARLLDMSQFHFSRLFKQSIGMSPYQYLIQQRVERAKQLLKEKDRLIVDIALECGFNSHSHLSKQFRQFTGITPTAYRAH
- a CDS encoding NAD(P)-dependent oxidoreductase, translating into MNILIFGSTGATGRQVVEQALEQGHRVTAFARNPAKLDINHANLKVVQGDVMDLPSVEKAVQGQEAVVCVLGAGQKMTGTIRSEGTQQIIQAMDKAGIRRFICQSTLGAGDSWENLNFFWKYIMFGFLLRNVFADHQRQENYVLQSGLDWTIVRPGAFVDGNRTGKYRHGFPSNDKTSKLKISRADVADFIVKQLADDKYIHKTPSLSY
- a CDS encoding DUF1772 domain-containing protein, producing the protein MVTVHNFRFSLMLLTAIGSGLAAGIFFAFSTFVMKALAQQPPAQGIATMQSINITVINPWFMLAFLGTAAAGTLLTISLLLQSHQPGAVYWLAGTLLYLIGTIGVTFACNIPLNDALAIVTPDSAEATTLWARFLTDWTFWNHVRTVAAFLAAMLFTIALCVRP
- a CDS encoding ArnT family glycosyltransferase, whose product is MMPNALKRLSQHQFVLGWLLGGLLFRCIIAFWLYPGIDEAYYYVYTLHLDWSYFDHPVLVALTTGFGTWITGEVSQFTIRLGSLILYTGSLLLLYLTSTHLFNTKAARLTLASATIIPIFQIGFGVLTLPDSPLIFFWSASLLCAAYEFFPVRAKHSRKKLSSKLSTKPNSLYSNTPHPNPHTLTPISGSYRPSYRLALLGILVGLACLGKYHGFVLGLGLVGFCLTSPRHRCALLSPWAWLGLILFIITIFPIWYWNIQHDWISFTFHLSTRFQPEPEVPQPGYNWLNVLVIVLSGIAYLFPTMALPMWWVSLRSLLAQFTGYSKTSTLESRLILWVSLPLVVGFTLLAGYHQILPTWPMPGFWGITLLLGQQAQQWQMRSPLGGHFVSSRRWVNRWLKGSAIAIASLLLFVLLHITTGTLQKSGHYALLGGFVSPKDDPSKELIDIQQLRQGFAESPVLSEALQKSSFVFSNGYYISGIVAMAISPLTSTPITCLGEDMRGFMVWFQPEQWLGKNGLYVTLERFQELTDSYRAYFQEIHEIGTVPIRRAGAVTEVFHVYWATKMVKPYPR
- a CDS encoding LptF/LptG family permease — encoded protein: MKLGKPYFLKFVFPSLSVMDRYIAAELIPPFLFGVGGFSSIGVAVGSLFDMVVKITELGLSWTIAAQVVLLKFPEFISYALPISVLLATLIAYSRLSNDSELIALRSCGVSLYRLVAPALVLSLIVTGITFLFNELIVPAANYQATITLEKALNEEKPAFDENGIIYPEYHTFPQPNGTTTQTLKRLFYANRFDGQSMKDLTVLEWSNQGKLKKIILSESARWNSKQNTWDCSHGSIYFISPKTSFRKIVTFDHQEISFPRAPLDLVTKARDPYEMNILQAIEMIQLLKGAGDRKKLRMLQVRMQQKIAFPFICLIFGLVGASISIRPKRISKGTSFGVCLIVIFGYYLLSFVIGGFGIAGILSPIVAAWLPNLFGFGAGGWLLWRLEGNG
- a CDS encoding DUF5615 family PIN-like protein, producing MTIQYLLDEHIASLYRTQLMRQAPELIVRRIGDPGAPPKGTLDPEILIWCEIHDFILVTNNRKSMPKHLVDHLAESRHVPGIFVIDPSNHIGETLAELIIIAGASFPKEYQDRIEYLPLSE
- a CDS encoding DUF433 domain-containing protein; translated protein: MEIQDYFDFLASDDIRIKGSRIGIESVLYEYIYRARTPEEITQQFDTISLEQVHATILYYLHNKEEVSAYLADWLEFCRQQREEQKQNPSPARQRFRQLKAEAALERESSQPKSAV